AACAATGTTAATAGAGTTCTAGAATGTTCAGAAAAAACAATTGTAAGGAGTCCCATAATGAAAAAGAGAATAAACTATTTAATCTTACTTGTAACTGCCATTTTTATTGTTGGTTGTACGAACGTAGAAGATGCATCCGTTACAGTGAAAGAAACAGATTCACAAGAATTAACAACAACTACGGTAACAGAAAAAACAGCATCAGAAAATACAGCAACTCAAACAAAAGATGAACTGTTCAAAGGGTACAAACTGATTGAAGTGGATGGTGGCGATTTGTCAGGACATCGCGAACCTAACGTCGTCGTTGACATTGGCTTTGGGGACCGCCATTACTATGCATTTACGAATGAGGCAGGGCAATTGGTTCGTGTCATTGCTGACGAAATCGTTCTACAAGATGACCGTACCGAACCCGTAACATCAGCTGGCAGATACTACGCGGATGAAGCAAAAGTTCCTGGTGTAGAAAGAGCAGATTTAGATGAAGGACATATTATTGCAGATTCCCTTGGTGGGGTATCAAACGCTTATAATATTACGCCACAAAATAGCACACTTAATCGACATGGTGATCAAGCATATATGGAAGACGCTATTCGTAAAGCTGGTGGAGCTACTAATTTTGAAGCTATTATTACATATCCTAATAAGGAAACGCAGATTCCTTCTCATTACAAGTACACTTACACTTTAAAAGGGAATAAAATTGTAGATGAGTTTGCTAACGGTAACCCTGATGAAATAAATAAATCTCTCGGATTAACTGAAAGTAAATCAACTAAATCTACTAACTCAACAAGTTCGAATAAGTCCAATGCTTCGAGTGGCACTGAAGATATTTCGAGCGTTGATACAGATGGAAATGGACAAGTGACGATTAAAGAAGCAAAAGCAGCAGGTTATAGCATGCCAATAACTCGTGAACACTGGTTGTACAAATATATGCAAGACCGTGATAACGACGGTTTGGTAGGTGAATAAGCTTCTTGAACTTGAGGATAAAAAACATGCTTGTCCTTGGACGATTTATAAAAATAGTGCTCAATAATGAGCGCTAATCAGGCTATAGACAAACTCAATGATTTTTGAGTTTGTCTAGCTGCATGTTGAAGTTGTCAAAGCGACTATGTAGGTAGTGTATGAATAGATTGAAGATGTCTGGTTCTAAAATACCTCTGTATTTTTTTAGGAACCAGACATCTTGTATTTTATATTGATTTACTTCCAGTATTAGTGTTTTCCAAAAATTGAAATATAAAAGGGTTCACTGTAACCTATTTAAATGATGTTTTTAATATCATCTTTAACAAGGTTTCTATACGTTTTAATAGTAAATACGGTTAAGATTCTTCTCTTATTAGTAGAGCAGAGAAGGAAACCGGTAAATCGACATATACCTTTCCAACATCTGTGATTTCATAAGGTCTATAAATAAAACCACTTCTATCAACAAAAGGCAGATCAATCCCTTGACTATATACTTCGCCAGTACTAGAAGAAGAGCGACATGTGCATTTACGGTTACATGAACAGTTATTCGCACAACATCCAGGTGATTGAACTTGCAAATCTATAATGCTAATTTCAATCCCACCTCTAAGCAGCGTCCTTACTTGTAACTCAGGTTTGAACCTAACTCTATAAAAGCCTGGTTGACAATCATTTTTTTCTACTGTAAACGCATACTCTTGACTACATTCAAGTGTTGTTCCATCCAAAATAGCCCCTTCACTGCTGATTATTCCTGAAATAACATCTGTAACACCTTCTCCTGTCCCAAATCCAGGCCTACCTACTTGTACGTTTACTGGATCAGGTATTATTTCTAAAGTAGGTTCTTGATCAGGTGAGACGATGGAAAAAGGTTTAGTGAAAATAACTCTGTATGTCCCCGTATTTGGGGCGTGAGAGACAGTGAAACCGACTGATCCTGAGGGAATAGTTCCATCTCTTCTGACTATTCCAGAAATTGTACGAGGGTGCGGAAGTATCCCATCAGAGTTGAAATCAATCCCAAAGACACTAAATGATACAGCACGTTCTATACTTTTTCCGCCTTGGCTAAGGACATAGGTAAAACCAGACGTATTAAATCCGAAAATATTTATTTCTATAGGACCTCCTCCGCCCACATTTCCGCAACATGAACATTGACAAGGCTGGCATTGGTGACAGCATTTTTTTGAACAACGGTTAGAGCAGTTAGAATGATTCTGACAATTACAATGTTTAAGCGAGTTGTTAAAATTTTGATTGCCATTATCTTTGTTTAAATATCCCATTTTTTTACCTCCCTTCATATCAGATTCACCTGGTAAGTTAAGTTTATTTGCCAGGATACTATAGGATATGAAATAAGAAGAGTAACGTGTAGTTAGTAGTCTATTATTTGTTTAATTAGTTAGTAATGGTAGTTTTGTCTATATGCTAATCACCTGAAACAATTGAAAAATCAAAGCTAGTAAACGTTCAACTTAGTAGTTGGAGGATGTATAACTATAGAAAGACAGAAGATTGTAAAATAAGTCTAAGATGAAATTCAAAGCATTTGCGGCATTTGGTTGAAGAATGGTGGGGCGAGGAGCGACAAAAGCTCGTGGGCGACTTACTGGGCGCCCCGAGAAGGGGGGATTAGAAAATATTGAGATGATGAAGGCTTTAATTGAAAGAGGGATATCATTAAAAAAACGGGCTTGTCTATAAATGTTTTTTACTATTTGTATACTAAGGTAGTGAACATCCCACCTGTTCCATCCGTAAAGTTATTAGAAACATGATGTGCGATATGGCAGTGAAATGGCCATATACCTGGATTATTGGCTTTAAATATCACATCCCAAGTTTCACCAGTAGCCACTAAAATAGTGTTTTTAAATATTCTATTATTAACTATAGAGTTACCATCAGATTTTTCGATTAAAAATTGATGGCCATGAATATGCATAGGATGATGATTAATCTGTATGGCTCCTAACCTTAAACGAACAATATCACCATATTCTATTGCCATAGGTGTGGTAGATGGAAAACTCTTTCCGTTAATCGTAAACATGTTAAATTCCATCGCAAATGGATTAAGATGATATTGACCAGTTTTGACTTTTTCCCCCTTTTGCAATCCACTAAGACTCCACTCCTGCATAAGTAATAGATAGTCCTTATTCACATTTATTTCATGTGGATCCAGAATAACGAACCCCCCTAGTAATCCCAGCATATCTTGCTTTGCAACATTCACATGAGAATGATACATATGGGTTCCAGGAGGGTTATTTATGTGAAAGTGATAATCAAAATAATGCCCTGGTTCAATTCTAGGAGAAGGTTCTACCTCTGGGACACCATCCATGACGTTAGGAACGTTCAACCCGTGCCAATGAATACTGGTAGCTTCAGGGAGTTGGTTTATTACTCTTATACTGATATAGTCCCCTGGATAAACTTGAATGGTCGGTCCTGGAATACTACCGTTGTATCCCCAACCTTTAATAAAAACACCCGGCAGTATTTCTTGATTTACAGGTTCTGCCACTAATTCGAAATATTTAATACCATTTTTCATCGTATATTCTAGAGTAGAAATATCCGGTGTTATGACCATAAAAACACCTCTTTAAATTTTTGATTTGTAAACAATAAAGAACGCTACATTATATTCAAAAATATATTGATTTAATACAACCTGTTACGCCTAAAAATACGGTAGTCAAATTTAAAGAAAAATGAAACCATTCTTTGATTTCAACAAATAAATATAATTTTCCGTCACATTACTTTGTTGTAATGAAATATAAATTTATTGATTTACGATATATTTTTGTTGCAATGTAATTTGTTTTATATTACGATAAAAAACATCAAAAGGAGTGGTTGACAGATGGGGAAAACCGTATTGAAATTAACCGACGTGCAAAAAAGCATCGGCGATAAAAAAATTGTCCATGGCTTAACTTTCGAGGTAAAAGAGGGCGAGATTTATGGCTTTTTAGGACCGAATGGCAGTGGAAAAACAACAACAATCCGAATGATTACAGGGCTAATTAGTATGACGCGAGGAGATATTCAAATTTGTGGCCATAGCATTGCTACAGAGCGAGAAAAAGCGCTCATGAATATTGGTGCAATTGTAGAGAACCCTGAATTATATGGATATATGACAGGTAGACAAAACCTAATGCACTTTGCCAATATGGCGAATCATAAAGTTTCGAAGGCGCGCATTGATGAAATAGTTCAGCTCGTAGATTTAGGAGAATCTATACACGCGCTTGTGAAAAACTACTCGCTTGGTATGAAGCAGCGCTTAGGGATTGCACAAGCCTTGTTACATCAACCAAAAGTTTTAATTTTAGATGAGCCAACAAATGGCTTAGATCCTGCCGGTATTCGCAAAATTCGGGAGTATTTACGCGAGCTTGCACAGAAGGAAAAAATAGCGGTCATTGTATCAAGCCACCTATTAAGTGAGATTGAGCTAATGTGTGACCGTGTGCTCATTATTAATAAGGGCACCTTTATTAAAGAGCACAATTTACATGAAAAACAGGCGGGCGAGCATCGTGTGCAGATTAAAACGACACAAACAGAGGGCATTGATGAGCTAATAGACTGCCGCATTATAAGTGACACATCATTTGAGGTAACAGCAGATGAAGTAGAGGTTGCCGCCATTATTGCAAAGCTCGTGTCACACAATATTGCGATTTATGAGGTTATTCCCAAGCAAAAAACACTCGAAGAAGAATTTTTAGAAATTACCAAGGGGGCAACTTCATGATTAATTTAATCAAAAATGAGTTAATGAAAATTTTCGTAAAAAAGAATGTGGTTGTGTTTTTAACGGTACTTCTTACGTTGCAGGTAGCGACTGCCTTTATTATTAAAAATTGGCTACCACCAGCGGAGAGGTTTTCAAGCTATGTAACATTTTCTCATTTCAACTTTACGATTACAGCGATGTTTGTCACGATATTTAGCATTTCGTTAATGGTAAAGTCGATTGCTGATGAGTTTCAGCAAGGTACGATTAAGCAATTATTAATTCGTCCAAAGACGCGGGTAGCTATTTTGCTATCCAAGTATTTTGCAATCCTGATTACCGTTGTTCTGTTTATTGTCACGGCACTACTGGTTTCGATGCTTGTAGGAGGCTTACGTTTCGGTTGGATGGCAGATGATTTTACACTTGCCATACTGCTTAAAATTATCATGTACGAGTTAGTGCCCATCGTCTTCTATATTACGTTAGCACTTATGCTTGCGAGTTTGTTTACCACAACAATACTACCTGTAACAATTACAATGCTTATATTTTTATTACAGGGTAATATCGTTAACATTATGACAATTGTGTTGAAGAAATATTCGGATGTTGTTGTGTTTAAGCATTTAAGTTTAAGAGATTTGGATGCTAACCCGCTAATTGGAAACGGAACGAATATGCTATCAGAGCACTTAACGTTAACAACGTCCTTTCTTTATGTAGTTATACATCTGCTTGTCATGTTAGTCATAGCAAGTGTGGTGTTTAAAAAGCGCGACATACTGTAAAAGGAGTTGGCAATATGAAGAAGTTAGCAATGTGGTTAAAGTTTCTGATTATAATGGTTGCATTTTCGGGTATATTATTTTGTTTCTTAGTTGTGCCCCAAATGGCAATTAAAATTGAAGGTATGCCGATTATGCTATTTATGTGGGTAACTGCCATCCCTTTTTATCTAGCGTTATTGTTTGCTTGGAAAATTTGCTCAGGAATTACTAAAAAGCTCTTTAGTGAACAGTATGTTAAACATTTTACATACATGAGTTATTTAGCAATGAGTGAGATTGTGCTGTATGCAATTGGCATTGTTTACATCATTATTAGTGAGCAAGCTACGACAATTATCTTCTCATTTTGTTTGTTATTTTTTGGAATGGCAGTAACATTAACCGTATTTTTACGTGTATTAGCGAATGTATTTCAACAGGCGATACAGCTAGAGGAAGAAGCGAAATTAACGATTTGAGGTGGGAGTTATAGCAATCATCGTCAATCTCGATGTCATGTTAGCAAAACGAAAAATGTCGGTGACAGCATTATCAGAAGCACTTGACATTACAATGGCTAATGTGTCGATTTTAAAAACGGGAAAAGCAAAAGCAGTAAAATTTTCAACGTTAAATAAAATTTGTGAAGTGTTAGATTGTCAGCCTGGTGATCTTTTAGCTTATGAAAAAGGGGAGGAATGATGTCATATGAAAAAAATAATCGTCGCATCTGTTCCACTAATACTAGGCGTAATATTGATGATTGTGTCAGCGTTCGCACCTTCCAGTGTACAGGAAGATGGCATGCTGTATGAGCCGTACTTCTTCTTAGTGCCAGTAAGTGTGCTATTCATCTTTATCGGTGTCATTGCATTGATGATTATGGCTATTACAACGATTAAGAAAAACATAAAAAACCGATAAAAGTAGAGGAGAAAGTATTTATGAAAAAAATGATTTTTGCTGTTGTACCCCTTGTGTTAGGGATTATATTATTAATCGCATCAAAGTTTGCGCCTGTCACAGTACAGGAAAATGGCATGATAGACGAGCCATACTTCTTCTTAACGCCAGTAGGTGCGTTGCTGATTTTCGTGGGTGTCGTGGCATTAATTATTACGATTATTTCAAACGCTAAAAAAGCATCACAATAAAATAAATGCTAATAGACAAGCTGATATTTCATCATGCTTGTCTATTTTTTATTCACACAAAAGCTAAGTTTGTTTAACTATATAGTTTATTAGTAAAGTCACGAAGCGTTAATTTAAAAACATTCGTGACTTTTTGATATGTGCCCAAATTTAGTTTATTGACTGTTTAAATTCAAAAAATCATCAAAAGTTTATAAGAATTATATTTTTTTACTTTAACCTTGTATCTATAATTGAAAGGGGCAACTAGAAAATGAAAAAAATTATGAAGTGGTTTTCAGTAGGTTTCTGTATGTTATTGCTTGTGCTTAGCGTCTCTGTCTTTAGCTTCCATAAGTTCAAAGAAAATAAAGAAAGTTTGTTATTAGAGAATAATACGGGCAAACTAATCGATTTTAACGGAAAGAAGATGAATGTTTATTCTGAAGGTCAGGACAATGATACATTTGTATTTATGGCTGGCTCAGCAGTAGCAGCACCGATGTATGAATTAAAAAGCTTGTATCGTCATTTTTCAAAAGAAGATAAAATTGCCGTTGTGGAAAGAGCGGGATATGGGTATAGTGATGTATTTAACGACAATCGGGATATAGATGTAATATTAGAACAAACGAGGGAGGCACTAATGAAAAGTGGGAATAAGCCCCCTTATATTTTAGTACCACACTCTATTTCAGGAATCGAAGCCATCTATTGGGCGCAGAAATATCCGAAAGAAGTAAAAGCCATTGTGGCGTTAGATATTGGTTTACCATCTCAATATATAAAACATCCCGTAGGTTTCGCAGAAAAGACTTTTATGAAAATAGGGAATGCTTTAAGTGAATTAGGATTCCAAAGAGTGTTTCCGAATTTAGCATATAACGATGCCGTCTTAGAGAAAGATTTTCTGACTTCAAAAGAAAAAGAAATATTTAAGGCGATTTCAAATAAACAGGGCATCAACAACGATATGGAACAAGAAATGCTTCATGTCGTAAATAATAGTAAAAAGTCTACCGCATTACCTATTCCCAAAACAACCCCAATTTTATTTATTGATGCTTACCTTGATAAAAATTCTAAAGCTGCTAAAGCATCACTAAAAGACTATCAGGATTTTGCAAAGCAGTTAGACGTTTCAACTGTAATTCAAATAAAAAGCAAGCACAGTATTTACTTGTACCATTCTACTGAAATCTATGAAGAAACCCAAAAATTCTTGCAGGAGATGGTTGAACAATAGTGAGGAAAGGACGAAAATGTTGTTTACAATTTTACTGGTAGAAGATGATAAAATGATTGGAAGTTTATTAGAGAATATATTACAAAAAGAAGGGTATAACGTAATCTGGTTAGAAAATGGAGCTTCATTATATACCGTTATTAAGCAAGTCGACATTGTCATTATGGATATTATGCTACCGGGGGAGGATGGGTATCAAATTTCCATGCGAATTAATCAGCTAGGGCATAATATCCCTATCATATTTTTAACTGCTAGAAGTGATATTGAGAGTAAATTAAGAGGGCTTGAAATTGGCGAAGATTATATGGTAAAGCCATTTGATCCGAGGGAATTATTAATACGAATAAAAAATAAATTAGTTGCTACTTACGGTATTCACAAACAAATACAAC
This genomic interval from Lysinibacillus sphaericus contains the following:
- a CDS encoding response regulator transcription factor; protein product: MLFTILLVEDDKMIGSLLENILQKEGYNVIWLENGASLYTVIKQVDIVIMDIMLPGEDGYQISMRINQLGHNIPIIFLTARSDIESKLRGLEIGEDYMVKPFDPRELLIRIKNKLVATYGIHKQIQHLSIDVTHMRVVNHQHHKEVELTAIEKKIFFYLYENANFILSKEQFMEYLWPLEDRNLNLINVYIKKLRSKIDDRDGVIIQNVYGEGYRMNTHMKQ
- a CDS encoding helix-turn-helix domain-containing protein; amino-acid sequence: MAIIVNLDVMLAKRKMSVTALSEALDITMANVSILKTGKAKAVKFSTLNKICEVLDCQPGDLLAYEKGEE
- a CDS encoding DUF2975 domain-containing protein → MKKLAMWLKFLIIMVAFSGILFCFLVVPQMAIKIEGMPIMLFMWVTAIPFYLALLFAWKICSGITKKLFSEQYVKHFTYMSYLAMSEIVLYAIGIVYIIISEQATTIIFSFCLLFFGMAVTLTVFLRVLANVFQQAIQLEEEAKLTI
- a CDS encoding DUF3955 domain-containing protein, whose product is MKKIIVASVPLILGVILMIVSAFAPSSVQEDGMLYEPYFFLVPVSVLFIFIGVIALMIMAITTIKKNIKNR
- a CDS encoding ABC transporter ATP-binding protein, coding for MGKTVLKLTDVQKSIGDKKIVHGLTFEVKEGEIYGFLGPNGSGKTTTIRMITGLISMTRGDIQICGHSIATEREKALMNIGAIVENPELYGYMTGRQNLMHFANMANHKVSKARIDEIVQLVDLGESIHALVKNYSLGMKQRLGIAQALLHQPKVLILDEPTNGLDPAGIRKIREYLRELAQKEKIAVIVSSHLLSEIELMCDRVLIINKGTFIKEHNLHEKQAGEHRVQIKTTQTEGIDELIDCRIISDTSFEVTADEVEVAAIIAKLVSHNIAIYEVIPKQKTLEEEFLEITKGATS
- a CDS encoding DNA/RNA non-specific endonuclease — its product is MKKRINYLILLVTAIFIVGCTNVEDASVTVKETDSQELTTTTVTEKTASENTATQTKDELFKGYKLIEVDGGDLSGHREPNVVVDIGFGDRHYYAFTNEAGQLVRVIADEIVLQDDRTEPVTSAGRYYADEAKVPGVERADLDEGHIIADSLGGVSNAYNITPQNSTLNRHGDQAYMEDAIRKAGGATNFEAIITYPNKETQIPSHYKYTYTLKGNKIVDEFANGNPDEINKSLGLTESKSTKSTNSTSSNKSNASSGTEDISSVDTDGNGQVTIKEAKAAGYSMPITREHWLYKYMQDRDNDGLVGE
- a CDS encoding multicopper oxidase family protein; the encoded protein is MVITPDISTLEYTMKNGIKYFELVAEPVNQEILPGVFIKGWGYNGSIPGPTIQVYPGDYISIRVINQLPEATSIHWHGLNVPNVMDGVPEVEPSPRIEPGHYFDYHFHINNPPGTHMYHSHVNVAKQDMLGLLGGFVILDPHEINVNKDYLLLMQEWSLSGLQKGEKVKTGQYHLNPFAMEFNMFTINGKSFPSTTPMAIEYGDIVRLRLGAIQINHHPMHIHGHQFLIEKSDGNSIVNNRIFKNTILVATGETWDVIFKANNPGIWPFHCHIAHHVSNNFTDGTGGMFTTLVYK
- a CDS encoding alpha/beta fold hydrolase produces the protein MKKIMKWFSVGFCMLLLVLSVSVFSFHKFKENKESLLLENNTGKLIDFNGKKMNVYSEGQDNDTFVFMAGSAVAAPMYELKSLYRHFSKEDKIAVVERAGYGYSDVFNDNRDIDVILEQTREALMKSGNKPPYILVPHSISGIEAIYWAQKYPKEVKAIVALDIGLPSQYIKHPVGFAEKTFMKIGNALSELGFQRVFPNLAYNDAVLEKDFLTSKEKEIFKAISNKQGINNDMEQEMLHVVNNSKKSTALPIPKTTPILFIDAYLDKNSKAAKASLKDYQDFAKQLDVSTVIQIKSKHSIYLYHSTEIYEETQKFLQEMVEQ
- a CDS encoding ABC transporter permease codes for the protein MINLIKNELMKIFVKKNVVVFLTVLLTLQVATAFIIKNWLPPAERFSSYVTFSHFNFTITAMFVTIFSISLMVKSIADEFQQGTIKQLLIRPKTRVAILLSKYFAILITVVLFIVTALLVSMLVGGLRFGWMADDFTLAILLKIIMYELVPIVFYITLALMLASLFTTTILPVTITMLIFLLQGNIVNIMTIVLKKYSDVVVFKHLSLRDLDANPLIGNGTNMLSEHLTLTTSFLYVVIHLLVMLVIASVVFKKRDIL
- a CDS encoding DUF3955 domain-containing protein; translation: MKKMIFAVVPLVLGIILLIASKFAPVTVQENGMIDEPYFFLTPVGALLIFVGVVALIITIISNAKKASQ